The Deinococcus wulumuqiensis R12 genome has a window encoding:
- a CDS encoding MFS transporter, producing the protein MTATPPPAATGMDTKATGRTKIILFLTIFIAMLGLSVLFPIIGPLGRELGLTPAQIGWFSTAYSLMQFIFSPIWGSRSERQGRRPTLIMGLVGFSVSFGLFGLLAQLGMNGGLAAGTLFALLVASRVIGGIFSSATLPTAQAMMADISSEKDRAASMGLIGAAFGLGVVFGPAIGAALSGISLIAPVYFSAGLGLFTAALAYFLVPETRHPGMAQAQQGDRRALLGKGAIPLFLAVSALSTLASVGMEQTIAFYVQDAMNLSGSQTAKTVGGMLAIFGILAALVQGGAIRPLSKKLPPTPLILAGLVVMAAGMFLIPQTHAYWPITAALALVGVGSAILSPTLSAALSLSAGRDEQGAVAGLNSSALALGRMVGPLLATNLYQSVGHGAPYVASGAILAVLFVLTLLMRPKVQPQATPTA; encoded by the coding sequence ATGACCGCGACTCCTCCTCCCGCCGCCACTGGCATGGACACCAAGGCCACGGGGCGCACCAAAATCATCCTGTTTCTGACCATCTTTATCGCCATGCTGGGCCTGAGCGTGCTGTTTCCCATCATCGGGCCGCTGGGCCGCGAGCTGGGGCTGACCCCGGCGCAAATCGGCTGGTTTTCCACCGCCTACTCGCTGATGCAGTTCATCTTTTCGCCCATCTGGGGCAGCCGCAGTGAGCGTCAGGGCCGCCGCCCGACCCTCATCATGGGCCTCGTCGGATTTTCGGTGAGTTTCGGGCTGTTCGGCCTGCTGGCACAACTCGGCATGAACGGCGGCCTGGCGGCAGGCACCCTGTTCGCGCTGCTGGTGGCCTCGCGCGTCATCGGCGGCATCTTTTCCAGCGCCACCCTGCCCACCGCGCAGGCGATGATGGCCGACATCAGCAGCGAAAAAGACCGCGCCGCCAGCATGGGCCTGATTGGCGCGGCGTTCGGCCTGGGCGTGGTGTTCGGCCCGGCCATCGGCGCGGCCCTGAGTGGCATCAGTCTGATTGCGCCGGTGTACTTCAGCGCGGGCCTGGGCCTGTTCACGGCGGCGCTGGCTTACTTTCTGGTGCCTGAAACGCGTCACCCCGGCATGGCGCAGGCCCAGCAGGGAGACCGCCGCGCCCTGCTCGGCAAGGGGGCCATTCCGCTGTTTCTGGCGGTCAGCGCCCTCTCGACCCTCGCCAGCGTGGGCATGGAGCAGACCATCGCCTTCTACGTGCAGGACGCCATGAACCTCAGCGGCTCCCAGACCGCCAAGACGGTGGGCGGCATGCTCGCCATTTTCGGGATTCTGGCGGCGCTGGTGCAGGGCGGCGCGATTCGGCCCCTGAGCAAGAAACTGCCCCCCACCCCGCTGATTCTGGCCGGGCTGGTCGTCATGGCCGCCGGGATGTTCCTGATTCCGCAGACCCACGCCTACTGGCCCATCACGGCGGCGCTGGCCCTGGTCGGCGTGGGCAGCGCGATTCTCAGCCCGACCCTCAGCGCGGCCCTCAGCCTCAGCGCAGGCCGCGACGAACAGGGCGCAGTGGCGGGCCTGAACTCCTCGGCATTGGCCCTGGGCCGCATGGTGGGGCCGCTGCTGGCGACCAACCTCTACCAGAGCGTCGGGCACGGTGCGCCCTACGTCGCCAGTGGCGCGATTCTGGCAGTGCTGTTCGTGCTGACGCTGCTGATGCGCCCCAAGGTTCAGCCGCAGGCGACGCCGACGGCCTGA
- a CDS encoding RsmB/NOP family class I SAM-dependent RNA methyltransferase, with product MTRPPARSAAPRRPQPFNPAREVAVRVLIRVLAGEGFAATALDAALQSARLPGRDAGLATHIVYGTLRHFPSLDAALTPLLTGKTHPKARALLLAGAFEKLHLNTPLHAVVNEYVNLARDARLAPPGLVNAVLRRVEKADVPELPAWLAGVYREAYGEQTEAVLTDLLTPQPLWLSLSDAGVRMLEEDGNVVFPGQQGTERVELAQPLRETRAFADGQAQPINPASLACVDALGEVRGARVLDLAGGLGIKAAMLATRGADVTSVDVVARKHEAARANLRRLGLRAEFVTHDLTAPLDLPPAPFVLLDAPCTGSGTLRSHPEIKLRLTPEAVDAAAQLQARMLPNAAALVEPGGVLVYSVCSVTLQEGPGVVAGFLAAHPDFTAEAVPGLDVPHVPAGAGVLTVPVGGVDGFFMARLRRKGEAISEL from the coding sequence ATGACTCGCCCGCCTGCCCGCTCCGCTGCTCCCCGTCGTCCCCAGCCTTTCAACCCGGCCCGCGAAGTCGCCGTGCGCGTCCTGATTCGGGTGCTGGCGGGCGAGGGCTTCGCGGCGACGGCGCTTGACGCGGCGCTGCAAAGTGCCCGGCTGCCGGGACGGGACGCGGGGCTGGCGACCCACATCGTCTACGGCACGCTGCGGCATTTTCCTTCGCTGGACGCCGCGCTTACGCCGCTGCTGACGGGCAAGACCCACCCCAAGGCGCGGGCGCTGCTGCTGGCCGGGGCCTTCGAAAAACTGCATCTGAACACGCCGCTGCACGCGGTGGTCAACGAATACGTCAACCTCGCCCGTGACGCCCGACTGGCCCCGCCCGGACTGGTGAACGCCGTGCTGCGCCGGGTCGAGAAGGCCGACGTGCCCGAGCTTCCCGCGTGGCTGGCGGGGGTGTACCGCGAGGCGTACGGCGAGCAGACGGAGGCGGTGCTCACCGACCTGTTGACCCCGCAACCGCTGTGGCTGAGCCTCTCGGACGCGGGCGTGCGGATGCTGGAAGAGGACGGGAACGTGGTGTTTCCCGGCCAGCAGGGCACCGAGCGGGTCGAACTGGCCCAGCCGCTGCGCGAGACGCGGGCCTTTGCCGATGGGCAGGCGCAGCCCATCAACCCCGCCAGCCTCGCCTGCGTGGACGCGCTGGGTGAGGTCAGGGGGGCGCGAGTCCTTGACCTCGCCGGGGGGCTGGGCATCAAGGCGGCGATGCTGGCGACGCGGGGGGCCGACGTGACCAGCGTGGACGTGGTCGCCCGCAAGCACGAGGCGGCCCGCGCCAACCTCAGGCGGCTGGGGCTGCGGGCCGAGTTCGTGACCCACGACCTGACCGCGCCGCTCGACCTGCCGCCCGCGCCCTTCGTGCTGCTGGACGCGCCCTGCACCGGCAGCGGCACCCTGCGCTCTCACCCCGAAATCAAGCTGCGGCTCACGCCGGAAGCGGTGGACGCGGCGGCGCAGTTGCAAGCCCGGATGCTGCCCAACGCCGCCGCGCTGGTCGAGCCGGGGGGCGTGCTCGTCTACTCCGTCTGCTCGGTCACGCTGCAGGAGGGGCCAGGGGTCGTGGCCGGGTTTCTGGCAGCCCACCCCGACTTCACAGCGGAAGCGGTGCCCGGACTGGACGTGCCGCACGTCCCAGCAGGCGCGGGCGTGCTGACCGTGCCGGTGGGCGGCGTGGACGGCTTTTTCATGGCAAGGCTGCGGCGAAAAGGGGAGGCGATTTCGGAGCTTTGA